In one Pseudomonas sp. SCA2728.1_7 genomic region, the following are encoded:
- the astA gene encoding arginine N-succinyltransferase has product MIVRPVKVSDLPALMALVQQAGPGFTTLPANEDRLSHRVRWAQRAFAEQVERADADYLFVLEDDDMRVVGVSALAGAVGLREPWYNYRVGLTVSSAPDLGIQRQIPTLFLNNELTGQSELCSLFLGHDQRHGSNGRLLSLGRLLFVAEFPHLFGEKMIAELRGSADEHGCSPFWDSLGRHFFQMDFSHADHLSGLGNKSFIAELMPRQPLYTCMLTEQAQAAIGQAHPNTEPALKILQAEGFTHKGYIDIFDGGPVIEAPVRNIRTVRESLELTLSLGSPDEQAPLWLIHNRRLENCRITVARARRVGSSLVIDRLTAKRLQLQPGNSVRAAMLPNQQQQAVAA; this is encoded by the coding sequence ATGATTGTCCGCCCGGTCAAAGTCAGCGACCTGCCAGCCTTGATGGCGCTGGTGCAACAGGCCGGCCCGGGGTTCACCACCCTGCCGGCCAACGAAGATCGCCTGTCCCACCGGGTCCGTTGGGCACAACGGGCGTTCGCCGAACAGGTCGAACGGGCCGACGCGGACTATCTGTTTGTGCTCGAAGACGACGACATGCGCGTGGTCGGCGTCAGCGCATTGGCCGGGGCGGTCGGCCTGCGCGAGCCCTGGTACAACTATCGGGTCGGGTTGACCGTGAGTTCGGCGCCGGACCTGGGCATTCAACGGCAGATACCGACACTGTTCCTCAACAACGAACTGACCGGCCAATCGGAGCTGTGCTCGCTGTTTCTCGGCCATGATCAGCGTCACGGCAGCAATGGCCGCTTGTTGTCACTGGGGCGTTTGCTGTTCGTTGCCGAGTTCCCGCACCTGTTCGGTGAGAAGATGATTGCCGAACTGCGCGGCAGTGCAGATGAACACGGTTGTTCGCCATTCTGGGACAGTCTGGGCCGGCATTTCTTTCAAATGGACTTCAGCCATGCCGATCACTTGTCCGGGCTGGGCAACAAATCGTTCATCGCCGAACTGATGCCGCGCCAGCCGCTGTATACCTGCATGCTCACCGAACAAGCCCAAGCGGCGATCGGCCAGGCACACCCCAATACCGAACCGGCGCTGAAAATTCTCCAGGCCGAAGGGTTTACCCACAAAGGCTACATCGACATCTTCGACGGCGGCCCGGTAATCGAAGCGCCGGTGCGCAATATCCGCACCGTACGCGAAAGCCTTGAGCTGACCCTGAGCCTCGGCAGCCCGGATGAACAGGCGCCGCTGTGGCTGATTCACAACCGGCGCCTGGAAAACTGCCGCATCACCGTCGCCCGCGCCCGCCGTGTCGGTAGCAGCCTGGTGATCGACCGCCTCACCGCCAAGCGCCTGCAACTGCAACCGGGCAATTCGGTGCGCGCGGCGATGCTGCCCAATCAACAGCAACAGGCGGTGGCGGCCTGA